The following proteins are encoded in a genomic region of Phaeodactylum tricornutum CCAP 1055/1 chromosome 1, whole genome shotgun sequence:
- a CDS encoding predicted protein, which translates to MSQRRSTTGISEKPLAVVVKESMPNKNSEPVMQSSLTLDNDSGAETEPLSVESRYQNERKSLRLKHWRESPFAVGLTEPTWMEERIHHRSFMHIDHDLPDDQTGCLCCSAAVCPLLGAGRVGNMAVLHSSTEWVEEIEEDEETGEKRSRRYTRPSLQCVVGPYWPMLAFVTYPLIIGVSWLAFKNVVLPGTKPLALILTWSSMTIGLIVALACTSCRDPGVLYRNEEPPAQNENNWRWSDQAQTYRPRNAHFDSDTMVVVEEFDHTCPWTGTAIGKNNMIPFQLFVCLVFLCLTLDIFIITGAM; encoded by the exons ATGTCTCAGCGTAGATCTACCACCGGAATTAGCGAAAAGCCGCTTGCTGTGGTTGTAAAGGAATCCATGCCAAACAAGAATTCAGAGCCAGTGATGCAATCATCTTTGACACTCGACAACGATTCCGGTGCCGAAACGGAACCTCTGTCCGTCGAAAGCCGGTACCAAAATGAGCGAAAAAGCCTTCGTCTGAAACATTGGCGTGAGTCACCGTTTGCCGTTGGCTTGACAGAACCGACTTGGATGGAGGAGCGGATTCATCACCGTAGCTTTATGCATATAGATCACGATCTTCCCGACGATCAAACTGGGTGCTTGTGTTGCTCTGCTGCAGTATGTCCTCTATTAGGGGCAGGACGAGTAGGAAATATGGCGGTACTGCATTCGAGTACGGAATGGGTGGAAGAGAtcgaggaagacgaagaaactGGAGAAAAAAGGTCGAGACGGTATACGCGACCCAGCCTCCAATGCGTCGTAGGTCCTTATTGGCCAATGCTTGCCTTTGTTACATACCCACTCATTATTGGTGTGTCGTGGTTGGCTTTTAAGAATGTTGTTTTACCGGGAACCAAACCTCTGGCGTTGATCCTAACTTGGAGTTCAATGACGATTGGGCTCATTGTGGCGTTGGCATGCACTAGTTGTCGCGACCCTGGTGTCCTTTATCGGAACGAGGAGCCACCAGCTCAGAACGAAAATAATTGGCGGTGGAGCGATCAAGCGCAGACCTATCGCCCAAGGAATGCTCATTTCGATTCCGATACAATGGTTGTGGTGGAAGAGTTCGACCACAC GTGTCCATGGACGGGTACAGCTATCGGGAAAAACAACATGATACCTTTCCAGTTGTTTGTGTGCCTTGTTTTTCTGTGCTTGACG CTAGATATCTTTATCATTACTGGTGCCATGTAA
- a CDS encoding predicted protein, whose protein sequence is MSLDFEDADGAHGEEELEHSNAQRVSWNDRGNLGGTSQDAKHDDPSLLSSSEGTVAQHWRQSPFAVGRTKATWADEQAGCRRFHSQNSAQSHLPNAFRFICTGFLCQRAGRVGNMIVLYTRTEEFTLDNGERATQQRLVCVLGPYWTVLVGVTLPLLIFLSTWTALTRLPEHGLSVIVTWSLATGGLFVSLLNVACRDPGILRRHSEPPSGEENEWRWNDQAFTYRPTHARYDPECAVVVEHFDHT, encoded by the coding sequence ATGTCGTTAGACTTCGAAGATGCTGATGGTGCACACGGTGAGGAAGAACTTGAGCATTCCAATGCTCAGCGCGTAAGTTGGAATGATCGCGGTAACTTGGGCGGCACAAGTCAGGACGCGAAGCATGATGACCCGTCCTTACTATCCAGTAGCGAAGGAACTGTTGCGCAGCATTGGCGGCAATCGCCTTTTGCTGTTGGAAGGACGAAAGCAACTTGGGCTGACGAACAGGCAGGATGTAGGAGATTCCACAGTCAGAACAGTGCACAGAGCCATTTGCCGAATGCTTTCCGATTTATATGTACTGGCTTCCTCTGCCAGCGCGCCGGCCGTGTTGGGAATATGATTGTACTGTACACACGAACTGAAGAATTCACACTAGACAATGGAGAAAGAGCTACTCAACAGAGACTTGTCTGTGTTCTGGGACCGTATTGGACGGTACTTGTGGGGGTGACATTGCCGCTGCTAATATTTCTATCTACTTGGACCGCACTGACGAGGTTACCGGAGCATGGTCTTAGTGTAATTGTCACATGGAGTTTGGCTACAGGAggcctttttgtttcgttgctgAACGTGGCTTGTAGAGATCCTGGAATTTTGCGAAGACACTCAGAGCCACCGTCTGGAGAAGAAAACGAGTGGCGATGGAATGACCAGGCATTCACGTACCGACCTACCCATGCCCGTTACGACCCAGAATGTGCCGTTGTTGTGGAGCACTTTGACCATACGTGA
- a CDS encoding predicted protein gives MSYAKIEENGMKGSFSLPYADADETSSSISFSSSRKGPSSALSEPLRGNGDESEDPFFVFREDMNRKLELVDEGLAEYLRIVHQTDTAVNTNELKEAKKQLKRRFKNAESTLKDVYMTVQVVETDRSKFTHISDAELYDRQMLVETSRDRLNRAKNDIQSEVVKAKMMSDERAKALRRAGAAVLGAKTDGQRENTNFIVNSQARTSLLMQHQDETLDELDDAVTRVGHIAGNIHDEIGQQNKILTEMEEDLDRAEEELGMVLGKLARFLKTKDRWQLSTILFLTVVAIVLFFSVLYL, from the exons ATGTCGTACGCCAAGATAGAGGAGAATGGAATGAAAGGCTCATTCTCACTGCCATATGCCGATGCGGATGAGACGTCatcttcaatttccttttcctcgtcGAGAAAAGGCCCTTCCTCTGCTCTCTCTGAGCCTTTACGCGGGAACGGGGACGAAAGTGAAGAtcccttttttgtttttcgtgAGGACATGAACCGAAAATTAGAATTGGTCGATGAGGGATTGGCGGAATATCTGCGCATTGTACACCAAACG GACACGGCCGTGAACACAAATGAACTCAAAGAAGCAAAAAAGCAGCTGAAGCGGAGGTTTAAAAACGCGGAATCTACATTAAAGGACGTTTATATGACGGTGCAAGTAGTGGAGACAGATCGATCCAAATTCACCCACATTTCGGATGCAGAGCTCTACGATCGGCAAATGCTGGTGGAGACAAGTCGAGATCGGCTCAATCGAGCCAAAAATGACATCCAATCTGAAGTTGTCAAGGCAAAAATGATGTCAGATGAACGGGCCAAAGCGCTGCGTCGGGCTGGTGCAGCCGTCTTGGGCGCCAAAACAGATGGCCAGCGAGAAAACACCAATTTCATTGTTAATTCACAAGCACGAACATCTTTACTCATGCAGCATCAGGACGAGACGCTAGACGAGCTTGATGATGCGGTTACACGTGTCGGGCATATTGCTGGAAACATTCACGACGAAATAGGTCAGCAAAACAAAATACTAacagaaatggaagaagatttggatcGAGCGGAGGAAGAACTGGGTATGGTTCTTGGCAAGCTGGCGAGATTTCTGAAAACAAAAGATAGATGGCAACTGTCGACAATTCTGTTTCTGACAGTTGTTGCTATTGTTTTGTTCTTCTCGGTATTATACTTGTAG
- a CDS encoding predicted protein, translating into MRVNSVVFGLLVFSAVSDAFTGPMRKASVAPPKISITRVFMSEEKEKEDLTLVPSARKQIAFDEAKGRFFETDISDADCIPDEEFCITDNDSGSMIRLTIEEKERIFLDALQSYYNSGRKMLSDDEFDLLKEDLTWNGSPMVVMNRKEAAYLNAMQAYLKGDPIMSDSEFDSLKQDLKDEGSKFAVQTEPKCYIDTGICKVTLQEDKFRSNLLYLPATVIGVVAWIGFGFEVLEPFIRINPVVLTLMGTPLIYLGARTLTEEFIFENKFLAYGPCPSCQAENRVYFGNILGVEGFTDVANAKCPNCKTTFTVQRNTLRASTLPKEN; encoded by the exons ATGCGAGTCAACTCTGTGGTATTTGGCCTTTTGGTGTTCTCGGCCGTCAGCGATGCCTTTACAGGCCCCATGAGAAAGGCCTCCGTAGCTCCTCCAAAAATATCTATTACTCGGGTGTTCATGTCGGAggagaaggaaaaggaagatctAACTTTGGTGCCTTCGGCTCGTAAACAGATCGCGTTTGACGAGGCCAAGGGACGCTTCTTCGAAACGGACATTAGTGATGCCGATTGCATCCCCGACGAGGAGTTCTGCATTACGGACAATGACTCGGGAAGTATGATCCGTTTGAcaatcgaagaaaaggagCGTATTTTCTTGGATGCTCTCCAG TCGTACTACAACAGTGGCCGCAAGATGCTCAGCGACGATGAGTTTGATCTCCTTAAGGAAGATTTAACATGGAACGGGTCGCCCATGGTTGTCATGAACCGAAAGGAGGCAGCCTACCTGAATGCTATGCAGGCCTACCTCAAGGGAGATCCCATCATGTCCGATTCCGAATTCGATTCCCTTAAGCAGGATTTGAAAGATGAAGGCTCAAAATTTGCCGTCCAAACCGAACCGAAATGTTACATCGACACAGGCATCTGCAAGGTTACCTTGCAAGAGGACAAATTTCGATCCAATCTTTTGTACCTTCCTGCTACCGTCATTGGTGTCGTTGCCTGGATTGGATTTGGCTTTGAAGTTCTGGAACCGTTTATTCGCATCAACCCGGTGGTGCTCACTCTCATGGGTACTCCTTTAATTTATCTGGGTGCCCGGACGTTGACAGAAGAATTTATTTTCGAAAACAAATTCCTCGCCTACGGTCCTTGCCCAAGCTGTCAAGCTGAAAACCGAGTGTACTTTGGTAACATCTTGGGAGTGGAAGGCTTTACCGACGTGGCCAACGCCAAATGCCCAAACTGCAAGACCACCTTTACTGTGCAACGAAACACACTTCGTGCATCCACTCTTCCCAAGGAGAACTAG